GTCCGCCACTGGCGCGCCTCGAACCTGGCGCGGCGGCAGTTTCTCGAACAGAACCTGCATCACACGGTGGGCAGCACCGGCATGCTGATTTTTGTCTGCGAGGCGGAGCGGTACGTAGAGATTCTGGTGGACGAAGGGATTTCCAGACGGCTGGACGACAAGAGCTGGGACGCGATTGTCGCGGCGTTTACCGAGCAGGTGCGGCAGGGCCAGACGTTGCAGGGCTTCGTAACCTGTATCGAGGCGTGCGGCGAATTGCTCAAGGTGCATGTGCCGGTGACGCAGGTGCGCAACGAATTGCCCAATCGCCTGGTGGTACTGGGATAAGCCGTTCGGGAAATTAGCCGTGCCCTCGAACGCCATCCCCCCTAAACTAGCGGCCATTCCCGATTTGCCCGTCCGAGGCCGTTTTCTGCATGTCTGCCACCGCCGTTTCCACCCCCGATCACCACGCCCGGTTCATCGAGCTGCTGCAAACCAGCCTCGAACAGAACGGTTTCATCAAACTGGTGCTGGCCAAGTACGTTGGCGAAGAAGCGGACCTGCAGCGGATCATCATCAAACCGGTGACGGTCAAGGCGCAGCCGAATCTGTCGTTCGTGTATCGCTACAAGACCCGCGACATCACCAAGAACCTGCCGCTGGACGAGGCGGTGGCGATGATTGCCGAGCTGCTGCCGACGGCGTTCAAGAATGCGCATTTGCTCACGTTGACCGACGAAGCCCAGCTCGAATACAGCAAAAAGGGCAAGAGCTCGCTGTTCATGAGCAAACCCCAGCAATTGCGTGAAGTGCCGTCCGCCGAGCATAACCGCGAGAAAAACCGCTTCCTCGAATTGAGCCGTCCGTTCCTCAAGGATCTGGGCGTGACCAATGCGCAACACGAGTTGATCCCGGCGATGTCGCGCAAGTGGAAGCAGATCAACAAGTTCATCGAAGTCTTCAGTCACGCGCTGACGTCCTCGCCGCTGGCCCTGGACAAACCGGTGCGGGTGGCGGATTTCGGTTCGGGCAAGGGTTACCTGACGTTCGCCATCCATGACTACTTGCGCAACACGTTGAAGGCCGAGGGCGAAGTCACCGGCGTCGAACTGCGCAAAGAGATGGTCAACCTGTGCAACGCCGCCGCGCAGAAGCTCGAACACCCGGGGCTGGTGTTCAAGTGCGGCGATGTACGCAGCGTGGCGCCGAGCGAGCTGGAAGTGATGATTGCCCTGCATGCCTGCGATATCGCCACCGACTATGCGATCCACACCGGCATCCGTTCCGGCGCATCGATCATCATGTGCTCGCCGTGCTGCCACAAGCAGATTCGCTTGCAGATCCAGAGCCCGGCGCTGCTCAAGCCAATGCTGCAATACGGTCTGCATCTGGGCCAGCAGGCGGAAATGGTCACCGACAGTCTGCGTGCGCTGTTCCTCGAAGCCTGCGGTTACGAGACCAAAGTGTTCGAGTTCATCTCGCTGGAACACACCAACAAGAACAAGATGATCCTCGCCGTGAAGCGCGCCGAGCCGGTGGACCCGACTCAGCTGCTGGTGAAGATTCAGGAGTTGAAAGCGTTCTACCACATCAGCGAGCATTGCCTCGAAACGCTGCTGCTCGCCGATGGTTTGCTGCCGCTCAAGGCTTGAGCTGAACCCCGGCCGGTAAGGTGCCCGGTTGAGCCGGGCGCACCGCAGTCTTGCGTCCGAGCATCACCGTCGCGATCACCCCGCAGGCGAACAGCCAGGTGATCGGCTCCACGTGTTCGCCGAAGAACAGCGCGGAAAACGCGATGGTGAAGAAAATCTGCAACAGCTGGATCTGACTGACCCGGGCAATGCCACCCATGGCCAACCCGGCGTACCACGCGAAAAACCCCAGGAACTGTGAAAACAGCGCGACGTAACCGAAGGCCCACCAGGTTTTCGTCGACACCGCACCGTGATGCTGCAACGCCAGGTACAGCACCGGGCCGATCAACAACGGCGTCGACAGCACCAGCGCCCAGCAGATCACCTGCCAGCCCCCCATCTCTCGGGCCAGACGCCCGCCCTCGGCATAACCCAGACCGCCCACTGCAATCGCACCCAGCATCAGCAAATCACCGGCCTGAATGCTGCCGGCGCCGGTGTACAACGCATAACCCAGCACCAGCGCACTGCCCAACGCGGCGCAGGCCCAGAAGGCTTTCGATGGACGCTCGTGGGACAGCCACGCGGCGTACAGCGCCACGCACAGTGGCTGCAAACCGTTGACCAGCGCACCGTGGGACGCCGGTAGCGTTTGCATGGCCCACGCCGACAGCACCGGGAAACCGAGAATCACCCCGGCGATCACCAGGCTCAGGCCTTTGACCTGTTGCCAGGTCGGCCACTTTTCCCGGCGCCACAACAGCAGCAACGCCGCCGGAATTGCCGCGAACAACGCACGGCCCAGGCCATTGAGCAACGGATGCAGCTCCTGCACCACGATGCGGGTGAAGGGCAGGGTGAGGCTGAAGATCACAACGCCGAGCAGGCCCAGGGCCATGCCGGTGTTTTCGCGCGAAGACATTTTGGCAACCAGATTCGAAAGTGGCAGGGAGGTGCATTCATCTAGCCACAAACCATGGCAACCGGGCTGTTACAGATGGGCGCAGAGTTATCCATACAGTTTGCGAACGCCATCGCGGTCCTTGGACTACTTTGAATACTCTTGTGCATTCACCAGAGGAGTCCTGTCCATGGCCGCGAAAAAGATTCTGATGCTGGTCGGCGATTACGTCGAAGACTACGAAGTGATGGTGCCGTTCCAGGCCCTGCAAATGGTCGGGCACACCGTGCACGCCGTGTGCCCGGACAAAGCCGCCGGGAAGACCGTGCGCACCGCGATTCATGATTTCGAAGGCGATCAGACTTACAGCGAAAAACCCGGTCACCAGTTCGCCCTGAACTTCGACTTTGCCAAGGTTGACGCCAAGGATTACGACGCACTGCTGGTGCCCGGTGGTCGTGCGCCGGAATACCTGCGGCTGAACGAAAAAGTCCTGGAACTGGTGAGGGCTTTCGACAAGGCCGGCAAGCCGATTGCTGCCGTCTGTCACGGCGCGCAACTGCTGGCGGCGGCGGGGATACTCGAAGGCCGCGAGTGCAGTGCCTATCCGGCCTGCGCCCCGGAAGTACGGTTGGCCGGGGGCACCTACATCGATATCCCGGTCACGGACGGTCATGTCCAGGGCAATCTGGCCACCGCCCCAGCCTGGCCGGCGCATCCGAAATGGCTGGCCGGTTTCCTCGGTTTGCTCGGAACCAAAATCACCCTGTGAGCGAAATGCCCGTCGCGAGCGTGCTCGCGACGGGCAAGCCCGGACGGGTCAGAAGAACCGCGTCACGCTGACCTTGGCATTGCGCCCCTGACTGTAAGCCCGATCGCCACTCAGCGCCGGGCGGTAATCCTCGTTGAACAGGTTGTCGACGGTGAGATTGACCTCGGTGCCCTTGAGATACGGCTGCTGCGGTTTCCATTTGGCGAACAGACCCTGCACGTTATAGCGGTCGTTGGCGTACTGGTCGTAGAACACGTCACCCACGGTGTTTTTGCCCGAGCCATACTTGTCGCTAGGCAGGCGATCGGTCTGGCGCACGAACTCGCCTTGCCAGCCAACCTGGGCATCCCAGCTCGGAATCTTCACGCCGAGCACGGCGATCCATTTGCTGGGTGGAATGTCCCGAACCCAGACGTCCGGTCCCCACGGGTTGGTGTAGGCGCCTTCGTGTTTGCCGGTCATCCACGAGTAGGACAGCGAACCGAACAGGTACGTCGAGTCATAGAAGCTTTCAACTTCAAAGCCCTTGATGGTCAGCCCGCCGATGTTGCGGTAGTTGCCCATGGGGCCTGACCCCTTGCAGTCCGAGGCGATGGTGCCGCCCTTGATGGCCTGGTTCTCGCAGCCGATGCCGGTGGCCTTGAAGATCTCGTCGTCGATCTTGTTGCGAAACAGCGTGGTGCGAATCTGCACGTTGTCGCGGTCGGTGAATACGTTGGCGAAGTTGCTGATGTTACCGGCACGCCAACCGGTGATGCGTTCCGGATCAAGGTCGACGCTGGTGGCGGTGCGGCTGCCCAGGCCCTGCACTTCATATTGCTCGTCGATGACCGGCGCGCGCCAGGTCTTGCTGTAGTCGACGAAGAAGCCGACGTCCGGGGTCATCCGCCAGAACGCCGACAGGCGCGGCGACCAGCCGGTGTAGGTGCGGTCGCTGTAGTCGTGGCCGAAGCTCGGGTCCGGGTTGTCGTAGTAAGGCGCGTCGTTGGCTTCGCCTCGATTGCGCACATGGTCGTAACGCACGGACGGGGTCAGGGTGAAGTCGCCCAGCGTGATTGCGTCTTGCAGATAAACGCTGTTGGTGTCGACCTTGCCCCGGGGCATGAAACTCGGCTGGAAGTAGCCGTAGTTGTACTTCGGCACTTCGTAGGTCTTGCCCGGCATCCACATCTCGGTGTCGCGGCTGTGCTTGCGGATCTGCACGCCGGCGGTGACCGCGTGAGACAACACGCCGGTTTCGAACAGGCTGATGTTGCTCGCTTCGACGATGCGGTCTTTGTAGGCGGTGTCCATCTTGCGTCCGCCGGTGGACGTCTGGAAAAACGCCGTGGCATCGCGCTCGTCGGTCTGATCGGTGTTGGACTCGGAATAGCTCAGTTTGAAATCGATCAGGCGATTGTCCAGCGGCTGGTACTGATACTTGGCCGACCAGGTGGTATCGGTGGTTTCGCGGTTGGCAAGGAAGCGCTTGAGAGCGTTTTCATAGCCGTATTGCTTGATGTTGGCCCGGGTCGGCGGGGTCGGATAACTGGCCGACGAGAATGGCGCCCAGCGCTCGCTTTGCGAACGCGAGTACGACAGGCCGACGCTGTGTTCGTCGTTCAGGTGCAGGTTGAATTTGAGTAGCTGGCCGTCCAGATCCAGTGCGCTGTTGGGCAGGCGCTTGGGGTTGATCGGGTACTGATTGTCCGGATCGGGCGGGGTGCCGGCCAGCTTCATGTCACCGCCATCGCGCTTGGTCAGGTACACCAGCGCATCGGCCCGCCCGTCGTCGGTACGGCCAAACACCGCACCGCTGTAAGTCTGCTGATGGTCGTTGCTGGCGTAACCGTACTTGACCATCGCACCGCTGTTGCGACCTTCCTGCAGCAGGTCCGGGGCGTCCTTGGTTTCCATGTGCACGGTGCCACCGAAACCGCCGTTGCCGGTCAGCATCGAGTGCGGGCCTTTTTCCACCTCGATGCGTTTTATCAACTCCGGCTCGATGAAAATCGTGCCTTGCTGGTAGCGCTCGAAACCGCTTTTGGTGGCGCCGTCGACGGTCAACGGCACGTCCTCGGCATCGCCCAGGCCCCAGATGTTGATGGTCTGGCCACCGGGTTTCATTGAACCGCCCATGCTCACGCCGGGCAGGGTCGCCAGCAGGCTGGGAATATTGTTTGGCTGGTGGCGGTCGATGTCGGCCTGGGTCAGGGTCGAGCGGCCGACGGTGCTGGAGTCGACTTCGGTGCCGCTGCCGATCACGCTCAGGGCGTCGAGCTGGATGCCGTCACCGCTGCTGGTGACCGGTTCTTCCGGGCGCACGACATAGGTCTGGTTGACCTTGATCAGACCGAACTGGCTGTTGTCGAGCAACTTGCGAATCGCCGCTTCCGCGCTGTATTCACCGTCTAGGGCGGGGGCCTTGAGATTGCGCAGTTGCGCTTCATCGAACAGCAACTGGATCTTCGCCTGTTGGGCGATCTGACTCAGCGACGCCGCCAAGGGTTGCGCCGGCAAATGCAAATTCAGGTTATCGGCATGGGCTTGTACGCTGAACGCCAGGCAAGTGGCGAGCAAGGTCGGTCGAAGGCAGGTGAGCGGGTACGGCGAAAACACGCGAAACATGGAATCCCCCAGGGCGGCGAAAAGGCCAGAAAGGCCTGCGTACGAAGCGCAGACCGGAGGAAGACGCGGCAGGGAAAAAAAACCTCACATGCGAATGCAAAATATTCTCATGTGAGTTTGTGTCAGCGGTTTTCGATGCGAATTCCACCGTCGGCGAGCGCGACGGTTTTCACCGGAACCAGGGCGGGCAGCGCGTTGATCAGGGCATCCGGATCGTCGACGTCGAGATTGCCGGAGACTTTGATCTGCCCCAGTTTTGCGTTGGCCAGCACCACCGGGCGCGGGCGATAGAGGTTCAGCTCATCCACCAGACTGGCCAGTTCGCGGTTGCGAAAGGACAGATGCCCGGTACGCCAGTCGGCCACCTGGCTGGATGCAAGACTGTTTTGTTGCAGGGTGCCGCTGGCCAGATCGAGCGCGACTTGCTGCTGTGCGCCGAGCAACTGCGGCGGGCGGCTGTCCGGCGTGAACGCGACCTGGCCGTGGGCGACGCTGACCACCAGTTGCCTGTCACTGCGCCGTACATCGAAACCGGTACCGACCACACGGATCGTGGCGTTGCCGGTCTGCACCCACAACGGCCGTTCCTTGTCTGGCGCAACGTCGATGTAAAACTGTCCGCGATCAAGCGTGAGCCGGCGCTGGTGACTGTCGAAGTCGACACGCAGTTGTGTGTTGGCGTTCACCGACAAGGTGCTGCCGTCGGGGAGTTCGAAGGTCCGCTGGCCTTTGGCCTGGGCAGCAATCTGCTGCTGATAAACCTCATGCGCAGTGCCGAGATGTGTCGCCATTATGGTGACGAACAACGCGGCGGCCGCTGCCAGCGCGGGTCGCCAGCGGCTTCTGTAGCGACGTACCGGCAGTGGCGTTGGCCGGTTCAGTTGTTGCAATTCACCCAGGTCGGCCCACAACACTTCAAACGAACGATAGGCACTTGCGTGTGCCGGCTCGCGCAGCCATTGCTCGAATGCCTGGCGCATCAAGAGGTCTTGATCTTGACGATTACGGGCAAACCAGGCGGCGGCTTGAGCGTCGATGCTGTCGTCGGGCAGTTCCCCGGTGAAATCGTGAGAGCGGTTCATTCTGGCTGCTCCGTGCCGTTGTCGTGATCCAGGCGTTGCTTGCAATGCAGCAGTGCGAAAGCGATGTGTTTTTCCACCATGCTCAACGAAATCCCCATGCGCTCGGCAATCTGGGCCTGACTCAAGCCTTCGAAGCGGTGCAGCATAAGGGCCTCGCGTCGACGTGGCGAGAGTTCGCCCAGCACGGCTTTGAGTTGCTCCAGCCGTTGCTGGCGTTGCGCGGCCGCCATCGGATCGTGATGCTCATCGGCCAGTGGTTCGGCATCGTTGTCTTGAGTGGGCTGCACGATGTGCCGTACCTTCTGGCGGCGCCAGTGGTCACGAAGCAGGTTGCGCGCCATCTGAAACAGAAAGGCCCGCGGCTGCTCGACCTTGGCCCGGTCGCGATAGTCGAGCCATTGGGTGAAGACGTCCTGGGTCATGTCCGCCGCGTCACTGGGGTTATCCGTGCGTTTGCGCAGGTAATGCAGGATGTCCCCGTAAAACCGGCGAAACGAATCGGCCGACAAGGGATCGGGCGTGAGGCGGGGCATGAATATCCTTCTCGACGAAGCGGGGCGCAGAAAGTTTTGGATGATATCGAGAATGATTGTCATTTGTCATGTTCGCATTTGCGTCTGTCAGAGAGGATGGCTAAACCGTTGAAACGGTCTTTACTTGCCGAGATTCAATCGACAGGAGCCGCGACATGTCCGGATGGTATGAGTTGAGCAAAAGCAGCAACGGCCAGTTCAGGTTCGTGCTGAAAGCGGCGAATGCCGAAACCATTCTGACCAGCGAGTTGTACACCTCTCACAGTGCCGCCGAAAACGGTATCGCGGCGGTGCAGAGCAACAGTCCGCTGGATGAACGCTACGAGAAGAAAACGACGAAGGACGGCCATCCCTACTTCAACCTCAAGGCCGCCAATCACCAGATCATCGGCAGCAGCGAGTCCTATTCGTCGGAGGCGGCGTGTGCCAAAGGCATCGCTGCCGTGAAGAGCAACGGGCCGACGAAGGTGATCAAGGACAAAACCCTGCCGGTACTTTGAATCACTCGTGACGTTCAGTCGCCAAATCCTTGGCGACTGAATTCTGGCTATGTGCCATCATTTCGCTTATCCTCCGCCGCCAGTCCACGGAAGGGGCGCCGAGATGACTCTTTCGCGGATTTTTTTGAACAACTGCCGCCAGAGTTTTCCCGCCAATGATCCGCTTTTTCGCTGTCCTGACCCTGCTGCTCGGTTTGAGCGGCTGCTACAGCCTGTCCCCGACACAAATCGATGATGAACTTGCACCGACCGCCGAGTCCGGCACGGCGTATTTGGTGGGGGTGGTCGGCATCTGGCCGAAATCGGCCTATACAGCCCAGGAACAGATGCTGCTGATCCGCAAGCGTGGCAGTGACGAGTTCGCCAGCGCGCGGCTGCACAACGAGTTCTATGCCCGCACGGCACGGGATGTGCGCGAGACCGGTCGTGGCATTGGCACGCTGTTCGTGATGCCGCTCAAACCCGGACGATACGAGATCTACAACGTGCGATTTGATCGCGGCCGATCGGTGTCCTGGAGCCGTGAAGACTTCACCATCGGCATGCAGCTTGAAGCGGGCAAGGCTTATTACATCGGTGACTTCCGCGCCGGCTGCGTGTCCCCCAGCGACAGCACCTGCCTGTTCCTGCACAGCGATCACCTTGAGCGCGACGCGGCGCTGGTGCGGGCCCAATACCCGCAGGTGCCGGGCCTGCAACGGCTGGATATGCCGAACTTGTACACCGCCACGCCGTTCATCCGCGAAGAGAACGGCACCAGTGCCTCCGTTTACAAAGCCATGCTCTCGGGGAAACTCTAATGCGCATCAAACGCCTGTTTCTGGGCTTGCTTCTGCTGCTTGGCGGTTGCCAGGCCACCCATTCGCTGAAGGCGCCGGATATCGATTACAGCAGCCAGCAACTGCCGGCGATCAATGTCAGTGTGATTGGCATGCCAAGCTGGATGCTGCGTGACGAGCTACGTCGGCGTGGCACCTTTGAAGAAGTGAAGGCCGGCCGCAGCGAAGACGGCTACAACGTACTGGTGGTCGCCAACAGCGATGTCGGCGGGATTCAGCCGCAGATGTTTCTGAGCGCCTTCACCCTGTTTCTGGTGCCGGTGCCGGTGAGTTTCGACAGCACGGTGGTGTTCAGCCTCAGCCACGGGAAGCAAATTCTTGGCGTTTACACGGTGAAGAACCACACCGAATCCTGGCGCGGTGCATTCAACGCCTCGGGCGGTCAGTTCGAACACATGCGTTTGATCAGCGACACGTTTATCGCGCAGATTCTCAAGGATCAACCGTTCAACCGCGAAGCCTTGAAACGCGCTGCCAGCCTCTGATCGATGGCCACAAAAATCCCGCCCGGCGTGAACCAGGCGGGATTTTTTTCGTTTAGCGCAAGGTGTTCAGCAATGCCTGCAATTGCGTATGCCCGGCCTCGCTCAGCGGGAACACCGGCAGGCGTGGATCACCCACTTCCAGCCCGGTGTCACGCAGCCCGGCCTTGATCGTTGCCGGCAACCCGCCCTTGAGGATGAAATCCAGCAGCGGCAACTGGCGGTAGAACAGTTCCCGCGCCTTGCCCAGATCCCCCGCCAGCGTGGCTTCGTACAGATCCAGGTTGAGTTGCGGAATCAGGTTCGGCGCCGCCGTGCACCAGCCCTTGGCGCCGGCCGCGAAGGCTTCCAGCGCCAGTGGATTGCAGCCGTTGTAGAACGGCACCCGGCCTTCGCCGAGCAGTTGCAGTTTATGCATGCGCTGGATGTCGCCGGTGCTCTCCTTGACCATGGTCACGTTTTCCACGCCGTTGACGATGCGCAGGATCAGCTCCACCGACATGTCGGTGCCGCTGGTGGCGGGGTTGTTGTAGAGCATGATCGGTACGCCGATGCTGTCGCCGATGGCGCGGTAATGAGCGAGGATTTCTGCTTCGGTGAGCTTCCAGTAGGACGCCGGCAGCACCATCACCACGTCGGCGCCGTGGGCTTCGGCAAAGCGTGCGCGACGCACCGCTTTGGCGGTGGTCAGGTCGGAAACGCTGACCACGGTCGGTACGCGTTTGGCCACGTGCTTGATGCTGAACTCGGCGACCTGGTCCCATTCCGCATCGCTCAGGTAGGCGCCTTCGCCGGTGCTGCCCAGCGGCGCGATGGCGTGGACGCCGCTGGCGATCAGGCGGTCGATCGAACGGCCGAGGGCCGGCAGGTCAACGCCTTCGCCATTGGCGCCGAACGGGGTGATGGTGTAGCCGATGATGCCGTGAATGTTGGTCATGTGAGTGCTCCGCAAGGATGAGGTGTTCAGTTCAGGCAATCGGCGTGCTGGCGCAGGTTCTGCCGGGCGTAGTAGTTGAAGGCTGCGGCATGGCGTTTGGGTTTCGAGACCCAGTCATGGGCCTCGCGACCCAGTTCGGGAATGATCGGTTTGATCGTCCCGGCGGCCATGGCCAGCAGTTGCAGTTTGGCGGCGCGCTCGATCAGTTGCGCGATGACACAGGCTTCCTCGATGGTCGTGCCGGTGGACAACTGACCGTGGTGGGAAAGCAGGATCGCCCGTTTGTCGCCCAGTGCCCCGGCAATCAATTCGCCTTCTTCGTTGCCGACCGGGACGCCCGGCCAGCCTTCAAGAAACGCGCAGTCGTCGTACAGCGGGCACAAGTCCATGTGGGAAATCTGCAACGGTACTTCCAGCATCGACAGCGCGGCAATGTGCGTCGGGTGGGTGTGGATGATGCAGTTCACATCCGGCCGGGCGCGGTACACCCAGCTGTGGAAACGGTTGGCCGGATTAGCCATGCCGTGGCCTTCGAGCACTTCCAGGTCTTCGTTGACCAGCAGCAGATTGCTCGCGGTGATTTCATCGAATCCCAGCCCCAGTTGCTGGGTGTAGTAAGTGCCCGGCTGCGGGCCACGGGCGGTAATCTGCCCGGCAAGGCCCGAATCGTGGCCGTTCTCGAAGAGGATCCGGCAGGTCAGGGCCAGCTTTTGCCGGTCCGTCCACGTATTATCCGCCAGGCTTTTTTGCATCTGGGTCAGCGCTTGCTTGACCAGTTCGTCTTTGGGTAGTGCTAATGTCTTCGCCATATCCGTGTCCTGTGGTGGTTGCCATGGATGACACTTAAGAGGCTATATGACACATTGTGTCATTGGCAAGGACAAATCGTCTTTCCTTTGCTGGAATAATCGCTTCGCATGTCTATCCGTTTGAAATTATTGAGAAAAAAACTTGGCGTAACCCTTGAGGCACTGGCCGAGAAATCCGGCATGACCAAGAGTTACCTGTCGAAAGTCGAACGCGGGTTGAACACGCCGTCGAT
This genomic window from Pseudomonas kribbensis contains:
- a CDS encoding DMT family transporter, whose amino-acid sequence is MSSRENTGMALGLLGVVIFSLTLPFTRIVVQELHPLLNGLGRALFAAIPAALLLLWRREKWPTWQQVKGLSLVIAGVILGFPVLSAWAMQTLPASHGALVNGLQPLCVALYAAWLSHERPSKAFWACAALGSALVLGYALYTGAGSIQAGDLLMLGAIAVGGLGYAEGGRLAREMGGWQVICWALVLSTPLLIGPVLYLALQHHGAVSTKTWWAFGYVALFSQFLGFFAWYAGLAMGGIARVSQIQLLQIFFTIAFSALFFGEHVEPITWLFACGVIATVMLGRKTAVRPAQPGTLPAGVQLKP
- a CDS encoding aldolase; translation: MAKTLALPKDELVKQALTQMQKSLADNTWTDRQKLALTCRILFENGHDSGLAGQITARGPQPGTYYTQQLGLGFDEITASNLLLVNEDLEVLEGHGMANPANRFHSWVYRARPDVNCIIHTHPTHIAALSMLEVPLQISHMDLCPLYDDCAFLEGWPGVPVGNEEGELIAGALGDKRAILLSHHGQLSTGTTIEEACVIAQLIERAAKLQLLAMAAGTIKPIIPELGREAHDWVSKPKRHAAAFNYYARQNLRQHADCLN
- a CDS encoding RNA polymerase sigma factor — its product is MPRLTPDPLSADSFRRFYGDILHYLRKRTDNPSDAADMTQDVFTQWLDYRDRAKVEQPRAFLFQMARNLLRDHWRRQKVRHIVQPTQDNDAEPLADEHHDPMAAAQRQQRLEQLKAVLGELSPRRREALMLHRFEGLSQAQIAERMGISLSMVEKHIAFALLHCKQRLDHDNGTEQPE
- a CDS encoding FecR family protein; amino-acid sequence: MNRSHDFTGELPDDSIDAQAAAWFARNRQDQDLLMRQAFEQWLREPAHASAYRSFEVLWADLGELQQLNRPTPLPVRRYRSRWRPALAAAAALFVTIMATHLGTAHEVYQQQIAAQAKGQRTFELPDGSTLSVNANTQLRVDFDSHQRRLTLDRGQFYIDVAPDKERPLWVQTGNATIRVVGTGFDVRRSDRQLVVSVAHGQVAFTPDSRPPQLLGAQQQVALDLASGTLQQNSLASSQVADWRTGHLSFRNRELASLVDELNLYRPRPVVLANAKLGQIKVSGNLDVDDPDALINALPALVPVKTVALADGGIRIENR
- a CDS encoding TPM domain-containing protein, with protein sequence MALLTEHEQRKVAEAIARVERDTDAELVTVLAARADDYAYIPLLWASLLALVVPGVLHYLTGWLTMHSLLLVQWISFVVLCLVFRLPKVTTHLIPRHVRHWRASNLARRQFLEQNLHHTVGSTGMLIFVCEAERYVEILVDEGISRRLDDKSWDAIVAAFTEQVRQGQTLQGFVTCIEACGELLKVHVPVTQVRNELPNRLVVLG
- a CDS encoding TonB-dependent receptor yields the protein MFRVFSPYPLTCLRPTLLATCLAFSVQAHADNLNLHLPAQPLAASLSQIAQQAKIQLLFDEAQLRNLKAPALDGEYSAEAAIRKLLDNSQFGLIKVNQTYVVRPEEPVTSSGDGIQLDALSVIGSGTEVDSSTVGRSTLTQADIDRHQPNNIPSLLATLPGVSMGGSMKPGGQTINIWGLGDAEDVPLTVDGATKSGFERYQQGTIFIEPELIKRIEVEKGPHSMLTGNGGFGGTVHMETKDAPDLLQEGRNSGAMVKYGYASNDHQQTYSGAVFGRTDDGRADALVYLTKRDGGDMKLAGTPPDPDNQYPINPKRLPNSALDLDGQLLKFNLHLNDEHSVGLSYSRSQSERWAPFSSASYPTPPTRANIKQYGYENALKRFLANRETTDTTWSAKYQYQPLDNRLIDFKLSYSESNTDQTDERDATAFFQTSTGGRKMDTAYKDRIVEASNISLFETGVLSHAVTAGVQIRKHSRDTEMWMPGKTYEVPKYNYGYFQPSFMPRGKVDTNSVYLQDAITLGDFTLTPSVRYDHVRNRGEANDAPYYDNPDPSFGHDYSDRTYTGWSPRLSAFWRMTPDVGFFVDYSKTWRAPVIDEQYEVQGLGSRTATSVDLDPERITGWRAGNISNFANVFTDRDNVQIRTTLFRNKIDDEIFKATGIGCENQAIKGGTIASDCKGSGPMGNYRNIGGLTIKGFEVESFYDSTYLFGSLSYSWMTGKHEGAYTNPWGPDVWVRDIPPSKWIAVLGVKIPSWDAQVGWQGEFVRQTDRLPSDKYGSGKNTVGDVFYDQYANDRYNVQGLFAKWKPQQPYLKGTEVNLTVDNLFNEDYRPALSGDRAYSQGRNAKVSVTRFF
- a CDS encoding DJ-1/PfpI family protein; protein product: MAAKKILMLVGDYVEDYEVMVPFQALQMVGHTVHAVCPDKAAGKTVRTAIHDFEGDQTYSEKPGHQFALNFDFAKVDAKDYDALLVPGGRAPEYLRLNEKVLELVRAFDKAGKPIAAVCHGAQLLAAAGILEGRECSAYPACAPEVRLAGGTYIDIPVTDGHVQGNLATAPAWPAHPKWLAGFLGLLGTKITL
- a CDS encoding class I SAM-dependent methyltransferase, with protein sequence MSATAVSTPDHHARFIELLQTSLEQNGFIKLVLAKYVGEEADLQRIIIKPVTVKAQPNLSFVYRYKTRDITKNLPLDEAVAMIAELLPTAFKNAHLLTLTDEAQLEYSKKGKSSLFMSKPQQLREVPSAEHNREKNRFLELSRPFLKDLGVTNAQHELIPAMSRKWKQINKFIEVFSHALTSSPLALDKPVRVADFGSGKGYLTFAIHDYLRNTLKAEGEVTGVELRKEMVNLCNAAAQKLEHPGLVFKCGDVRSVAPSELEVMIALHACDIATDYAIHTGIRSGASIIMCSPCCHKQIRLQIQSPALLKPMLQYGLHLGQQAEMVTDSLRALFLEACGYETKVFEFISLEHTNKNKMILAVKRAEPVDPTQLLVKIQELKAFYHISEHCLETLLLADGLLPLKA
- a CDS encoding YegP family protein, producing the protein MSGWYELSKSSNGQFRFVLKAANAETILTSELYTSHSAAENGIAAVQSNSPLDERYEKKTTKDGHPYFNLKAANHQIIGSSESYSSEAACAKGIAAVKSNGPTKVIKDKTLPVL
- a CDS encoding dihydrodipicolinate synthase family protein, whose translation is MTNIHGIIGYTITPFGANGEGVDLPALGRSIDRLIASGVHAIAPLGSTGEGAYLSDAEWDQVAEFSIKHVAKRVPTVVSVSDLTTAKAVRRARFAEAHGADVVMVLPASYWKLTEAEILAHYRAIGDSIGVPIMLYNNPATSGTDMSVELILRIVNGVENVTMVKESTGDIQRMHKLQLLGEGRVPFYNGCNPLALEAFAAGAKGWCTAAPNLIPQLNLDLYEATLAGDLGKARELFYRQLPLLDFILKGGLPATIKAGLRDTGLEVGDPRLPVFPLSEAGHTQLQALLNTLR